From Falco cherrug isolate bFalChe1 chromosome 4, bFalChe1.pri, whole genome shotgun sequence, one genomic window encodes:
- the GNA11 gene encoding guanine nucleotide-binding protein subunit alpha-11, with product MTLESMMACCLSDEVKESKRINAEIEKQLRRDKRDARRELKLLLLGTGESGKSTFIKQMRIIHGSGYSEEDKKGFTKLVYQNIFTAMQSMIRAMETLKILYKYEQNKANAVLIREVDVEKVMTFEQPYVSAIKTLWNDPGIQECYDRRREYQLSDSAKYYLSDVDRIATPGYLPTQQDVLRVRVPTTGIIEYPFDLENIIFRMVDVGGQRSERRKWIHCFENVTSIMFLVALSEYDQVLVESDNENRMEESKALFRTIITYPWFQNSSVILFLNKKDLLEDKILYSHLVDYFPEFDGPQRDAQAAREFILKMFVDLNPDSDKIIYSHFTCATDTENIRFVFAAVKDTILQLNLKEYNLV from the exons ATGACTTTGGAGTCCATGATGGCCTGTTGCCTGAGCGACGAGGTGAAGGAGTCGAAGCGCATCAACGCCGAGATCGAGAAGCAGCTGCGGAGGGACAAGCGCGACGCCCGCCGCgagctgaagctgctgctgctgg GCACTGGGGAGAGTGGAAAAAGCACGTTCATTAAGCAAATGCGTATAATTCATGGCTCAGGCTACTCTGAAGAGGACAAAAAAGGCTTCACCAAGCTGGTGTACCAAAACATCTTCACTGCCATGCAGTCTATGATCAGGGCCATGGAAACCCTGAAGATTCTGTACAAATATGAACAGAACAAG GCCAATGCAGTGCTGATCCGGGAAGTGGATGTAGAAAAGGTCATGACATTTGAGCAGCCATATGTAAGTGCAATTAAAACATTGTGGAACGACCCTGGAATACAAGAGTGTTATGACAGGAGAAGAGAATATCAGCTTTCTGACTCAGCTAAATA CTATCTTAGCGATGTGGATCGTATCGCTACCCCAGGATATCTACCAACTCAGCAAGATGTGCTACGGGTTAGAGTTCCTACAACCGGTATCATAGAGTACCCCTTTGACCTAGAGAATATTATCTTCAG AATGGTGGATGTTGGAGGTCAAAGATCAGAACGAAGGAAGTGGATccattgctttgaaaatgtgactTCCATCATGTTTTTAGTAGCACTTAGTGAATATGACCAAGTTCTGGTGGAGTCTGATAATGAG aacCGGATGGAAGAGAGTAAAGCTCTCTTTCGAACCATTATCACTTATCCATGGTTCCAAAACTCTTCTGTTATCCTCTTTCTCAACAAGAAAGATCTGTTGGAAGACAAGATCCTATATTCCCACCTTGTTGACTATTTCCCAGAGTTTGATG GCCCACAGAGGGATGCACAGGCAGCCCGTGAGTTCATTCTCAAGATGTTTGTGGATTTAAATCCTGACAGCGATAAAATCATCTATTCTCACTTCACATGTgccacagacacagaaaacatcCGTTTCGTCTTTGCAGCTGTCAAGGACACCATCCTACAGCTCAACCTGAAGGAGTATAACCTGGTTtga